A part of Liolophura sinensis isolate JHLJ2023 chromosome 1, CUHK_Ljap_v2, whole genome shotgun sequence genomic DNA contains:
- the LOC135463375 gene encoding piggyBac transposable element-derived protein 3-like encodes MDAISPNDSEYSELDTSDDEYLPSEEESDSDSPGPGNRLGLTAKQSKAHSKKRLRDDSDEQDDIPLSVLRTRLHTVDVDMLTQMLDEPMWADVPFIVPDTTFLGEQQSLPDYLKTPYEFFKDIVTDEMIEMIETQTNIYGLQKSGKELKTSRKEIELFIGLYLRMGLVKAHNAKEYWAADTRHPPVADEMSRNRFTTLATHVHFVNNEELSDQEKELDRLWKIRPWIEMHRAQLEKISQIQCQSVDEIMVAFKGRSPMKQYIRNKPHTWGFKLWARAGSDGILHDWDVYQGSSGKTQKKSSGASLGLSGDVVMTMTKKLADGKNFKVFADNFFSSLDIANSLKDRAIWFTGTVRENRLNGCSMKTEKALKKEGRGSHDAVVEVNSNTIVVRWLDNRKVDLISTCTGTEPMSKVTRYDKKQKKKIEVPCPAVVQEYNQKMGGVDLTDCLTALNKYPLKSRRWYTYIFYHSICVSVVTAWLMYRRHCVLLREKHMNLSQFQSA; translated from the coding sequence ATGGACGCTATATCCCCAAATGATAGTGAATACAGTGAGCTTGATACATCTGATGATGAATATCTTCCTAGTGAAGAGGAAAGTGACAGTGATTCACCGGGCCCGGGCAACCGCTTAGGCTTAACTGCCAAACAGAGTAAAGCGCATAGCAAGAAGAGGCTCAGAGATGACTCTGATGAACAAGATGACATACCTTTGTCAGTCCTGAGGACCAGACTTCATACAGTAGATGTGGATATGTTGACCCAAATGTTAGATGAACCAATGTGGGCTGACGTACCTTTTATTGTCCCTGACACAACATTCCTAGGTGAACAACAAAGTCTTCCGGACTACCTGAAAACTCCCTATGAATTTTTCAAAGATATAGTTACAGACGAAATGATTGAGATGATTGAAACCCAAACAAACATTTATGGATTACAAAAATCCGGGAAAGAACTGAAAACATCCAGGAAGGAAATAGAGCTTTTTATCGGGCTTTACTTAAGAATGGGGCTTGTAAAAGCTCATAATGCCAAGGAATACTGGGCTGCAGATACTAGGCACCCACCAGTAGCGGATGAAATGTCACGCAACAGGTTTACTACCTTAGCTACACATGTTCACTTCGTCAATAACGAAGAACTTTCAGATCAAGAGAAAGAGCTGGACAGACTGTGGAAAATTCGACCGTGGATTGAAATGCACAGAGCACAACTGGAAAAAATATCCCAAATACAGTGTCAGAGTGTCGATGAAATAATGGTAGCCTTTAAAGGAAGGTCCCCCATGAAGCAGTACATTAGAAATAAACCTCACACATGGGGCTTTAAATTATGGGCGAGAGCCGGCAGTGACGGAATTTTGCACGACTGGGATGTCTATCAGGGTTCCTCTGGCAAGACCCAAAAAAAAAGTTCTGGTGCTTCGCTCGGCCTTTCAGGTGATGTGGTTATGACAATGACAAAGAAGTTGGCAGATGGAAAAAATTTCAAAGTGTTTGCTGATAACTTTTTCTCAAGCCTGGATATCGCCAATTCATTGAAAGATAGAGCAATTTGGTTCACCGGCACAGTAAGAGAGAACAGATTGAATGGCTGTTccatgaaaacagaaaaagccTTAAAGAAAGAAGGTAGGGGATCTCATGACGCAGTGGTAGAAGTCAACTCCAATACAATAGTCGTCCGTTGGCTTGACAATAGAAAAGTTGATCTCATTTCAACCTGCACTGGCACTGAACCCATGTCAAAAGTCACCCGCTATGACAAAAAGCAAAAGAAGAAAATTGAGGTGCCCTGCCCAGCTGTTGTGCAGGAATACAATCAGAAAATGGGTGGAGTGGATTTGACCGACTGCCTAACTGCCCTTAACAAGTACCCTCTGAAATCTCGCAGGTGGTACACGTACATTTTTTACCACTCTATCTGTGTGTCGGTAGTTACAGCATGGCTTATGTACAGGCGCCATTGTGTCCTTCTGAGAGAAAAACACATGAATCTCTCACAATTTCAAAGTGCTTAA